A segment of the Arachis hypogaea cultivar Tifrunner chromosome 5, arahy.Tifrunner.gnm2.J5K5, whole genome shotgun sequence genome:
ATGGACTAAGGTAAAAAAGTGATTTAATATCTTTTAGATACGCATTGTTGAATGAATGATTTATGTCAATTTTTCTTGGATTCATATAAACGGGGTCTCTGCATCCAATCTTCTATAACCGAAAGTCCGAAACCCTAGCCTACGTCTGCCTTCTATATAACAAACAAATAAATCCTTTGTTCTGTGTGTTCATATTGTTGATGATGGAGTCGGCGGAAACAGGAGAATGCCTGTGGATGGTGACAGACAACAAAATCTTTGGCATCCGCATTGAGAAGTTAGAAAAATTGGGGAAGAATGAGGTTAGGGATTGGAAATCCCATCTTGAGCGGGCTCCCTTTGATTTCCATTTGGAGCTTCCAGAGGTCAACATGTCTCCCTTTATCTTCGCCTCGAAACTTTTCTTAACCACTGAGCCAAACGATTCTGGCACGAAGATCTACCAAATCTCCTATGTCGGCGGCGATACGGTGGAAATATCTGAGGCGGTAGCGACGGGCGCAATCCCTCCGCTACCGACCGGCTTCCCGAATTACATTGCAAACATTAAAGGTGACGTTTACTTCGTGGGGCAGCTTGACGCACAGGGATTATGTGGTACGGGGTTATGGGTTTTACGTTCCAATTCCAGGGAATGGGTTTCTGTGTCCGCTCCTCCAACCGAATACGACTCTGATAATCTTGGTTGTCCTTTTGGTTTCGTTCTGAAAGACAAGCTGTTCCTGTGTCCCTTGCCCGCACGAGGAATTAGCTATGTTTACGACCCCCCAGCCAACAAATGGACTAGACTGGAGTCCACATTTTCTCCTTCTGATCATCATTCTCTCCCATCCTTTGTGTTAGTGTCGCCCCCTGGGGATGTAGGCGATCGCAGCGTGGTGCTGACAGGGAGAATGAAGAGTCTTCACGGCGGATCTCGTGTGAAATATGACATACACGCTTTGCTGGTGGATAATCAAGATTATCGTGTTCATCGCCGTCAACGCCTTGATGAGGTGTGTGAGGCGATCCAACCATCCTTCTTTAAAGCTTCGGACTCAGACC
Coding sequences within it:
- the LOC112803018 gene encoding uncharacterized protein, with translation MMESAETGECLWMVTDNKIFGIRIEKLEKLGKNEVRDWKSHLERAPFDFHLELPEVNMSPFIFASKLFLTTEPNDSGTKIYQISYVGGDTVEISEAVATGAIPPLPTGFPNYIANIKGDVYFVGQLDAQGLCGTGLWVLRSNSREWVSVSAPPTEYDSDNLGCPFGFVLKDKLFLCPLPARGISYVYDPPANKWTRLESTFSPSDHHSLPSFVLVSPPGDVGDRSVVLTGRMKSLHGGSRVKYDIHALLVDNQDYRVHRRQRLDEVCEAIQPSFFKASDSDLSLVDLGNSKVCVMIGGLAERIPSVCILVVELGLVQEEEQQRFLSVRVLVNRVFDMVPDNLEDRSLQVPCTSFIFSLSKDCISPRKVPKLAGGTNPSNPTTSFEQE